From a region of the Pseudanabaena sp. ABRG5-3 genome:
- a CDS encoding prepilin-type N-terminal cleavage/methylation domain-containing protein codes for MRKINTRLFLIKYLLSTQAGFSLLEALMAVVVVSILMTAILPMIVLTTATRVQSRRVDLATQAARGYVDGVRSGVIDITSTGAAFPFLNTDTARNQYFQSTPAPNNTNISSLNAIQGVKVDTNSNGFSVNDPQDLVIQPMRTTGTDLLTQGFYMQVRVYRADAFQQDTSGNLTALQSGLTLQTGNDESACPNGRQTITSTGGAKNCPLVIMKVDINPPTSTLSQIKGRL; via the coding sequence ATGCGAAAAATAAATACTCGTTTATTCCTCATCAAGTATTTGCTATCTACGCAAGCAGGATTTTCGCTGCTAGAGGCACTTATGGCAGTTGTCGTAGTGAGCATTCTCATGACTGCGATTTTGCCGATGATCGTATTGACTACTGCTACAAGAGTGCAGTCGCGGCGAGTTGACCTAGCTACACAGGCAGCCCGTGGCTATGTCGATGGTGTCCGCTCAGGTGTAATCGACATCACATCGACAGGGGCAGCCTTTCCCTTTTTGAATACTGATACGGCCCGAAATCAATATTTCCAAAGTACACCAGCACCAAACAATACTAATATCAGTAGTCTGAATGCGATCCAAGGAGTTAAAGTAGACACTAATTCCAATGGCTTTAGTGTTAATGATCCGCAGGATTTAGTGATTCAGCCGATGCGTACTACTGGTACAGATTTATTAACGCAGGGCTTTTATATGCAGGTGCGGGTATACCGAGCCGATGCTTTTCAACAGGATACTTCGGGAAATCTCACAGCACTGCAATCAGGATTAACATTGCAGACAGGAAATGATGAGTCAGCCTGTCCAAATGGTCGTCAAACCATCACTAGTACTGGCGGAGCCAAAAATTGTCCTTTGGTAATTATGAAGGTTGATATTAACCCTCCAACAAGTACGCTTAGTCAGATCAAAGGTCGTTTATAG
- a CDS encoding ABC transporter permease has product MTQTSLPPLSTQEPQIQQFATPESPQPNVWSADFRQEVSALTKRLFIQLRRRPTTLIAGVLQPLMWLLLFGALFSGLPKGLVGDGQTYVQFLAAGIIVFTAFSSALNSGLPMLFDREFGFLNRILVAPLVSRFSIIVASAIFIIALSMVQTLAIVSVSGLMGAGLPSLSGLGVMSLILILLIIDFTMLSLGLAFAMPGHQEMLAFIFLVNLPLMFSSTALAPLAFMPTWLQWIASLNPLSWAIEPIRYVYSHSTWAWNSVVFTAPWGNMTIANAAIALLSFGLCVGVLIRGTLRRGVA; this is encoded by the coding sequence ATGACTCAAACCTCCCTTCCACCTTTATCAACCCAAGAACCACAAATCCAGCAATTCGCTACGCCCGAAAGCCCTCAACCCAATGTATGGTCAGCAGATTTTCGGCAAGAAGTATCAGCATTAACCAAGCGTCTATTTATCCAATTACGTCGTCGTCCGACAACACTGATTGCAGGGGTATTACAGCCTTTAATGTGGTTGCTGCTGTTTGGAGCCTTGTTTAGTGGTTTGCCTAAAGGTTTAGTCGGTGATGGTCAGACCTATGTACAGTTTTTAGCGGCGGGAATAATTGTTTTTACGGCCTTTAGTAGCGCCCTGAATTCGGGATTGCCGATGTTGTTTGATCGCGAATTTGGCTTTTTAAATCGCATCTTAGTTGCGCCCCTCGTATCTCGATTTTCGATTATTGTCGCCTCGGCAATTTTTATTATCGCTTTGAGTATGGTGCAAACCCTAGCGATCGTCTCGGTGAGTGGTTTGATGGGAGCAGGGCTGCCAAGTCTAAGCGGTTTAGGCGTTATGTCTTTGATTTTGATTTTGCTAATCATTGACTTTACGATGTTGAGTCTAGGTCTAGCTTTTGCGATGCCGGGGCATCAAGAGATGCTTGCCTTTATTTTCTTAGTTAATTTGCCCTTGATGTTTTCAAGCACAGCCCTTGCTCCCCTTGCATTTATGCCCACTTGGTTGCAATGGATCGCTAGCCTCAATCCTTTATCTTGGGCAATTGAGCCAATTCGCTATGTCTATAGCCACAGTACATGGGCATGGAATAGCGTCGTCTTCACAGCCCCTTGGGGAAATATGACGATCGCTAATGCCGCGATCGCCCTATTGAGCTTTGGGCTATGCGTAGGGGTATTAATCCGTGGAACTTTGCGCCGAGGCGTAGCATGA
- a CDS encoding serine/threonine-protein kinase: MDIYCTRPNCIKPLNSFADLDSGNTLKTITQKFCTSCGMPLLLGGRYIVESPIARGGFGATFLARDRYTPAMKRCVVKLLQPIGFTSAQMVVAKQMFEREATVLEDLGTHPQIPDLLAYFEVQSGQDEFFYLVQEFVDGFTLEQIVEQHGAIAEADVLEIMQSLLPVLTFIHEKGSIHRDIKPANIMVRKSDQSYFLLDFGAVKQVAGVAQGQKSTGIFTPGYGAPEQMRGDTVFPSTDLYAFAVTCLFLLTGKEPDELFDVSYNKWQWDRFVKLSPNFNNVLHRMLESAPSDRFTSAADVLQALSSNSAVQMVQAPVQTSVKAAHQTSIQVPVPAPLPNFSPAVPKPVAARSQKTPWLLSASIPIQFIAAFLLGVEAMLLWQVSTTVGIAAIGTPANLIAFAAVLLGVILLRISSILDNKDLFVFVNLLSFAAVWAGQIFAKVQFQNFPNWLEVAQYCGIAGFSAIALMAAFRLIFQLLYSFL; encoded by the coding sequence GTGGATATTTACTGCACGCGCCCCAATTGTATTAAGCCTTTAAATTCCTTTGCTGACCTTGATAGTGGCAATACCCTCAAAACAATTACCCAAAAGTTTTGTACTAGTTGTGGGATGCCCCTATTGCTAGGTGGACGCTATATTGTCGAGAGTCCGATCGCCAGAGGTGGTTTCGGTGCGACCTTCTTAGCTCGAGATCGCTATACGCCTGCGATGAAGCGCTGTGTGGTGAAGCTATTGCAGCCCATTGGTTTCACGAGCGCTCAGATGGTGGTTGCTAAGCAAATGTTTGAACGCGAGGCAACGGTTTTAGAAGATTTGGGGACACATCCGCAAATTCCTGATCTGCTGGCTTATTTTGAGGTGCAGTCGGGACAGGATGAATTTTTTTATTTAGTCCAAGAATTTGTCGATGGCTTTACCCTAGAGCAAATTGTTGAGCAACATGGGGCGATCGCTGAGGCAGATGTTTTAGAAATAATGCAAAGCCTCTTGCCCGTCTTGACATTTATTCATGAAAAAGGTTCGATCCATCGCGATATTAAACCTGCCAATATCATGGTTCGCAAGTCCGATCAGTCCTACTTTCTCTTAGATTTTGGTGCGGTGAAGCAAGTAGCAGGAGTTGCTCAAGGTCAAAAATCTACGGGCATCTTTACCCCCGGCTATGGCGCACCTGAGCAGATGCGCGGCGATACTGTCTTTCCCTCAACGGATCTCTATGCCTTTGCGGTAACTTGTCTCTTTTTATTAACGGGCAAGGAGCCAGATGAGTTGTTTGATGTGAGTTACAACAAATGGCAGTGGGATCGCTTTGTCAAGCTCAGCCCTAATTTTAATAATGTTTTACATAGGATGTTGGAGTCTGCTCCCAGCGATCGCTTCACTTCGGCAGCAGATGTCCTCCAAGCCCTGAGTTCTAACTCAGCAGTGCAAATGGTACAAGCACCTGTACAAACCTCTGTAAAGGCAGCACATCAGACCAGTATCCAAGTCCCTGTGCCTGCGCCCCTACCTAATTTTTCCCCCGCAGTCCCCAAACCTGTAGCAGCGCGATCACAAAAAACACCTTGGTTGCTATCGGCATCGATTCCTATTCAATTCATTGCGGCTTTTTTGTTAGGGGTAGAGGCGATGTTGCTATGGCAAGTAAGTACGACAGTTGGAATTGCTGCGATCGGGACTCCAGCTAATTTAATTGCTTTTGCGGCTGTATTATTAGGTGTCATTCTGCTCAGAATTAGTTCCATTCTCGACAATAAAGATTTATTTGTATTCGTAAATTTGCTAAGTTTCGCCGCAGTCTGGGCAGGTCAAATATTTGCCAAAGTTCAGTTTCAGAATTTCCCAAATTGGCTGGAAGTTGCTCAATATTGTGGAATTGCAGGATTTAGTGCGATCGCCCTGATGGCAGCCTTTCGCCTCATCTTCCAATTACTCTATTCATTTCTATAA
- a CDS encoding DUF6516 family protein, translating to MIEDYFVQLEEIIKEFPNIRFVSITKKIYNISQGYISGSIIFENNHRLDFVEVKNIEILNKIKYRYHYMNDEQVMIFRYDNAPHHTNVSTFPHHKHDGENIRESGEPSLDQVLLEISRNQRQL from the coding sequence ATGATTGAAGATTATTTTGTGCAGCTTGAAGAGATTATCAAAGAGTTTCCCAATATACGCTTTGTCTCAATAACCAAAAAAATTTACAACATCTCGCAGGGGTATATTAGTGGTTCAATTATTTTTGAGAATAATCATCGCTTAGACTTTGTGGAAGTCAAGAATATTGAAATCTTGAATAAAATCAAGTATCGATATCACTACATGAATGATGAGCAGGTAATGATTTTTCGCTATGATAATGCTCCTCATCATACAAATGTTTCTACTTTTCCGCATCACAAGCATGATGGAGAAAATATTAGAGAAAGTGGTGAACCAAGTCTAGATCAGGTGCTTTTAGAAATATCTCGTAATCAGAGACAGCTATGA
- a CDS encoding GDSL-type esterase/lipase family protein, with protein sequence MTALNLLQAPNTSSRAQQPLRVTAFGDSIIYGYGDPVNGGWVEQLRRQWMGTAAGHVLYNLGVRGDTAAHVNQRLEREFLLRGELRNKLPDLMILSVGVNDSARISKREGRSITDYDRFTLEIVNLLDKAQSLCPVIFVGMVPVDESKMPFLDCLHFNHEDQFRYKEFTKSACQMRDIPYLDIFDLWQERGQTWMGDRICQDGLHPNTNGYLALLEDIRNWQPLMQLEQLGSVA encoded by the coding sequence ATGACAGCCTTAAACCTTTTGCAAGCTCCGAATACTTCTTCTCGCGCTCAGCAACCTCTGAGGGTTACAGCTTTTGGCGATAGCATTATCTATGGCTATGGCGATCCTGTTAATGGTGGCTGGGTAGAGCAACTGCGGCGGCAATGGATGGGGACAGCAGCAGGGCATGTTCTCTACAACTTAGGAGTTAGAGGTGATACGGCTGCCCATGTCAATCAACGATTGGAACGCGAGTTTTTGCTGCGGGGTGAACTTCGCAATAAGCTTCCCGATTTGATGATTTTGTCCGTTGGTGTGAATGATTCCGCAAGAATTTCTAAGCGCGAAGGTAGAAGCATCACCGATTACGATCGCTTTACTTTAGAAATAGTCAATTTGCTCGACAAAGCGCAGAGTCTCTGTCCCGTGATCTTTGTGGGCATGGTTCCCGTTGACGAATCAAAAATGCCTTTTCTCGATTGCTTACATTTCAATCACGAAGATCAATTCCGCTATAAGGAATTCACAAAATCCGCTTGTCAAATGCGAGATATTCCCTACTTAGATATCTTCGATCTATGGCAAGAACGGGGACAAACTTGGATGGGCGATCGCATCTGTCAGGATGGTTTACACCCAAATACTAATGGTTATCTAGCGCTGTTAGAGGATATTCGCAATTGGCAGCCATTAATGCAGTTGGAACAACTTGGATCTGTAGCCTAA
- the hpsC gene encoding hormogonium polysaccharide secretion pseudopilin HpsC → MIFSIRKLFRANRSYQRLHRDRHLRLWFELKIFFKRLLSRIFTTGDRWTARAKGFTLIELLIAILMATVIISTLLAFTVNIMETDRKEQAKVESQGEVQAALNYISDDLQESVYIYNADSLNNNSPNGIKNQLPTFTNSTPVLVFWKRKYFAPTDIVSVGGGNTKAVGCLEYGTSTTNGTCSTTTPTGSGRYTYSLVAYYLIYDNANGANTNWSNAARLGRWEINDGLRASCQADYLTTPTACSDPKPIARVDVTPSTSTPSTGVNFINYWTLPDDGFRPFDIQGGTLEFLMNKWTKTSAAYTSSLTTLIDFIDDTPYNTLQDNTTIGDTPIDIVIGPNATVSGKTVNSDCLDQGKGVGGTLTAANTTTQRIPGAFSTTSSNAAEKLSSFYICVNSSQNVARIYLRGNAIARLRPNQIESQRSISTDNTTFLTTGNVRAFGRGKVFTQ, encoded by the coding sequence ATGATTTTCTCAATACGTAAATTATTCAGGGCTAATCGTTCTTATCAAAGGCTACATCGCGATCGCCATTTGCGCCTGTGGTTTGAGTTAAAGATATTTTTTAAACGTTTGCTCTCAAGAATATTCACTACAGGCGATCGCTGGACTGCGCGAGCTAAAGGTTTCACTTTAATTGAACTGTTGATTGCAATTTTGATGGCTACTGTAATCATCAGCACATTGCTTGCCTTCACGGTCAATATTATGGAAACAGATCGCAAGGAACAAGCAAAAGTTGAATCTCAAGGAGAAGTGCAAGCCGCTCTCAATTATATATCTGATGATTTACAAGAGTCTGTCTATATCTATAACGCTGATAGTTTAAATAACAACAGTCCCAACGGGATCAAAAATCAGCTTCCTACTTTTACTAATAGCACGCCAGTTTTAGTCTTCTGGAAGCGAAAATACTTTGCGCCTACAGATATCGTAAGTGTAGGTGGTGGTAACACCAAAGCTGTAGGCTGCTTGGAATATGGAACATCAACAACGAATGGAACTTGTAGTACAACTACGCCAACGGGTTCTGGTCGGTATACCTATTCTCTGGTTGCGTACTATCTGATCTATGACAATGCTAATGGCGCAAATACAAATTGGTCTAATGCCGCAAGGTTAGGACGGTGGGAAATCAACGATGGTCTGCGTGCATCTTGCCAAGCGGATTACCTTACTACACCCACAGCTTGTAGTGATCCGAAACCAATTGCAAGGGTAGATGTGACTCCATCAACATCTACTCCATCTACAGGCGTTAACTTTATCAATTATTGGACTTTACCTGATGATGGCTTTAGACCATTTGATATTCAAGGTGGAACTTTAGAATTCCTCATGAATAAGTGGACAAAAACTAGTGCAGCCTACACTAGTAGTCTGACGACTTTGATAGATTTCATTGATGACACGCCCTACAACACCCTACAAGACAATACAACCATTGGCGATACCCCCATTGATATTGTAATTGGTCCAAATGCAACCGTTTCAGGTAAGACTGTCAATTCTGACTGTTTGGATCAGGGTAAGGGAGTTGGTGGCACATTAACAGCAGCAAACACGACAACTCAAAGAATTCCGGGTGCATTTTCTACTACTTCCTCTAACGCGGCGGAAAAGCTGAGTAGCTTTTATATATGTGTGAACTCTAGCCAAAACGTTGCAAGGATCTATTTGCGAGGTAATGCCATAGCAAGGTTAAGACCAAACCAAATCGAAAGTCAAAGAAGTATCTCTACAGACAATACTACATTTTTAACAACGGGTAATGTCAGAGCTTTTGGACGAGGTAAGGTATTTACTCAATAG
- a CDS encoding Uma2 family endonuclease, producing MIAARDNFPQPTPQEYFAWEEKQLHKHEYIEGEVYAMSGGSRNHSLIAVRFTTLLSNHLDGSACEVGNSDLRIKIAKSEKYTYPDVSVTCDDRDKTTTQYITYPSLIVEVLSPSTEAYDRGGKFRLYRNNPALIDYLLVSSTSIEIDLYHKKDNGEWIIINYKEGDMIELKSINLTFAIAQIYRGLTLTPENDVT from the coding sequence ATGATTGCAGCTAGAGACAACTTCCCTCAACCCACTCCTCAAGAATACTTTGCTTGGGAAGAAAAGCAACTACATAAGCATGAGTATATCGAAGGTGAAGTCTATGCTATGAGTGGCGGCAGTAGAAACCATAGCTTAATTGCAGTTCGTTTTACTACTTTGTTGTCCAATCATCTAGATGGGAGTGCTTGTGAAGTAGGTAATTCAGACCTGCGGATTAAAATAGCTAAATCCGAAAAATACACTTATCCTGATGTCAGCGTCACCTGCGACGATCGCGACAAAACTACCACTCAATACATTACCTATCCATCCCTAATCGTTGAAGTCTTATCACCCAGTACCGAAGCCTACGATCGCGGTGGGAAGTTCCGACTGTATCGCAACAATCCTGCATTAATAGATTATTTACTAGTTAGTTCCACCAGCATCGAAATAGACCTCTATCACAAAAAAGATAATGGGGAATGGATAATTATTAACTATAAAGAAGGCGACATGATCGAGCTAAAGAGCATCAATCTCACCTTTGCGATCGCCCAAATTTATCGAGGACTCACCCTGACTCCCGAAAATGACGTGACTTAG
- a CDS encoding type II secretion system protein has protein sequence MLRTVRGYRLRSRDRHRKVRGFTLLEILVVIAIIGILAAIAAPSWLGFLNNQRLNATQSRTVSILRLAQSNAKRSNTMWQASFRNTPNVSQYAVHQAPNSTTNQAYWDNLPWQNFDEGVRIVENTETPPKTTLTQLTAVPEPDVYRVQFTEQGNPNGIGELGRITFVARVGDRKKCVIISTLLGSIRQSESSGCNQI, from the coding sequence ATGTTGCGGACTGTGAGGGGATATCGCCTAAGAAGTCGCGATCGCCATCGTAAAGTTAGGGGCTTTACATTACTGGAAATCTTAGTTGTCATCGCAATCATCGGCATTTTAGCGGCGATCGCGGCTCCTTCTTGGCTAGGCTTTCTCAACAACCAAAGGTTAAATGCCACCCAAAGCCGTACTGTTAGCATTTTGCGCTTAGCTCAGAGTAATGCCAAACGCAGCAACACGATGTGGCAAGCTTCTTTTAGAAATACGCCCAATGTTTCTCAATATGCGGTACATCAAGCGCCTAATTCAACGACAAATCAAGCATATTGGGATAATCTACCTTGGCAAAACTTTGATGAAGGAGTGCGGATTGTGGAGAATACAGAAACTCCCCCCAAGACAACATTGACGCAACTGACAGCAGTTCCTGAGCCAGATGTATATCGGGTACAGTTTACAGAACAGGGGAATCCTAATGGAATTGGGGAATTAGGACGGATTACCTTTGTCGCTAGAGTGGGCGATCGCAAAAAATGTGTGATTATTTCAACCTTACTAGGTTCAATCCGCCAATCCGAGAGTTCAGGATGCAATCAAATCTAA
- the pcrA gene encoding DNA helicase PcrA: MSSNFLHHLNPAQQKAASHLHGPMLVVAGAGSGKTRTLTYRIANLMLNHGVAPEQILAVTFTNKAGKEMNERIQSLLTQEIAQRELGKALSEISDLEQERLRKKVYKRYINSFAEDGLWMGTFHSMCCRILRLDIDKYKDSNGRSWAKNFSIFDDSDAQSLVKDIVVNQLNLDEKKFEPKSVRFAIGNAKNKGWTPEEYEKQSDDSSYRKRAIAQVYNLYQNQLATNNALDFDDLIFLPVRLFQQNPEVLKYWHDRFTHILVDEYQDTNRTQYDLIRLLSTNDAQPTWENRSIFVVGDADQSIYSFRSADFTILMEFQEAFGDRLPDAHTKTMIKLEENYRSVANILEIANQLIDNNSQRIDKVLKATRPDGDLIELYRADDEVDEAQFVIEQIRRVKSKTPSANLGHFAILYRTNAQSRPFEEMLVRWNIPYKVVGGLRFYDRKEIKDILSYLRLLSNPSDTLGLMRIINVPKRSIGKATLDKLQQAAQELSVPIWEIISDETTVKTLAGRSARGVLSFVELMQKWQAKVPVTPAADIIQGILQESGYVDELKAQSNDEANDRLANLQELYNAAVQFAEENEDASLDAFLANAALASSLDDSSENAEKVTLMTLHAAKGLEFPVVFLVGLEQGLFPSFRSINDPMALEEERRLMYVGITRAQEKLFLSHAQARRLYGNREYAIPSQFLAELPKEYLTGHGIDKFISKASQRAEATSVKGSLRSVPPAKVNAVKPKPSVNWQVGDRVMHDKFGEGQVANLLGTGDKMYLAVSFAGQGKKIIDPKIAPIQKI; the protein is encoded by the coding sequence ATGAGTTCCAATTTTTTGCATCATCTCAACCCTGCTCAACAAAAAGCAGCCAGCCATCTTCACGGGCCAATGCTAGTAGTTGCAGGTGCGGGGTCAGGGAAAACCAGAACATTGACCTATCGTATTGCCAATTTAATGCTCAATCATGGTGTTGCACCTGAGCAAATCCTTGCAGTGACTTTCACCAATAAAGCGGGCAAAGAAATGAATGAGCGAATTCAATCTTTGTTAACCCAAGAGATAGCCCAAAGAGAATTAGGTAAGGCTTTGAGTGAAATCTCTGACTTAGAACAGGAGAGACTGCGGAAGAAAGTTTATAAGCGCTATATCAATAGTTTTGCTGAAGATGGTCTCTGGATGGGGACTTTCCATAGTATGTGCTGTCGAATTTTACGGCTAGATATTGATAAATACAAAGATAGCAATGGTAGAAGTTGGGCAAAGAATTTCTCGATTTTTGATGATTCGGACGCGCAATCTTTAGTCAAAGATATTGTGGTGAATCAACTAAATCTGGATGAAAAGAAATTTGAGCCAAAGTCGGTACGCTTTGCGATCGGCAATGCTAAAAATAAAGGCTGGACTCCAGAGGAATACGAAAAACAAAGCGATGATTCTTCCTATCGCAAACGGGCGATCGCACAAGTATATAACCTCTATCAAAATCAACTCGCCACCAATAATGCCCTTGATTTTGATGATCTCATTTTCTTACCCGTAAGACTATTTCAGCAAAACCCTGAAGTTCTTAAATATTGGCACGATCGCTTTACACATATTCTCGTTGACGAATATCAAGATACCAATCGCACTCAGTATGATTTGATTCGCTTACTATCCACCAATGACGCTCAGCCCACTTGGGAGAATCGTTCCATTTTTGTGGTCGGTGACGCGGATCAATCGATTTACAGTTTCCGTTCTGCGGACTTCACGATCTTGATGGAATTTCAAGAGGCTTTTGGCGATCGCTTGCCCGATGCCCATACCAAAACGATGATTAAGCTCGAAGAGAACTATCGCTCTGTGGCGAATATTCTCGAAATTGCTAACCAATTGATTGACAACAATTCCCAACGTATTGATAAGGTTCTCAAGGCAACCCGTCCCGATGGCGATCTGATCGAGCTATATCGCGCCGATGATGAAGTCGATGAAGCCCAATTTGTCATCGAGCAGATTCGTCGTGTTAAGTCCAAAACCCCAAGTGCCAATCTCGGACATTTCGCCATCCTCTACCGTACTAACGCCCAATCCCGTCCCTTTGAGGAAATGCTAGTGCGTTGGAATATCCCCTACAAAGTCGTAGGTGGTTTACGCTTTTACGATCGCAAAGAAATTAAAGATATTCTCTCCTATTTGCGACTGCTATCGAACCCCTCCGATACCCTTGGCTTAATGCGAATCATTAATGTTCCTAAACGCAGTATTGGCAAGGCAACTCTCGACAAGCTTCAACAAGCCGCCCAAGAACTCAGCGTCCCGATCTGGGAAATCATCAGCGATGAAACTACAGTTAAAACCCTCGCAGGGCGATCGGCGCGTGGTGTGCTCTCCTTTGTGGAACTGATGCAGAAATGGCAAGCGAAAGTACCCGTCACTCCTGCGGCGGATATCATTCAAGGGATTCTCCAAGAATCTGGCTATGTCGATGAACTGAAGGCTCAGAGCAATGATGAGGCAAACGATCGCCTTGCTAACTTACAGGAACTCTATAATGCAGCAGTGCAATTTGCCGAAGAAAATGAAGATGCTTCCCTTGATGCCTTTTTAGCCAATGCAGCTTTAGCCTCTAGCCTTGATGATAGTAGCGAGAATGCGGAGAAAGTCACACTGATGACACTCCATGCCGCTAAGGGTTTAGAATTTCCTGTGGTATTTCTCGTCGGTTTAGAGCAAGGACTATTCCCTAGTTTTCGTTCTATTAATGACCCTATGGCTCTCGAAGAGGAGCGTCGCCTGATGTATGTAGGCATCACTCGCGCTCAGGAGAAACTCTTCCTCAGCCATGCCCAAGCCCGTCGTCTCTACGGCAATCGTGAATATGCTATCCCTTCCCAATTCCTTGCTGAACTTCCCAAAGAATATCTCACAGGACATGGCATCGATAAATTTATCAGCAAAGCAAGCCAACGTGCTGAAGCTACTAGTGTCAAGGGTTCCCTCAGATCCGTGCCTCCCGCTAAGGTTAATGCTGTCAAACCTAAGCCTAGTGTTAATTGGCAAGTAGGCGATCGCGTGATGCATGATAAATTTGGTGAAGGTCAAGTCGCGAATTTGTTAGGTACTGGCGACAAGATGTATTTAGCGGTTTCCTTCGCAGGTCAAGGCAAAAAAATCATCGATCCTAAAATTGCACCAATTCAGAAAATATAG
- a CDS encoding Tfp pilus assembly protein FimT/FimU gives MLWLSKHNRKLLLLLVQNRDRGFTLIEVLAVIVIVGVLSAIAAPGWLGFLNNNRLSASQSRVFSTIKDAQSTAKRTNTPTTFTIANSSNGAYVVTSRSQAQYLEQGVQVLSVNKNTAPTAVTLPLTISFNAQGLPTTVNNNAAFTDFPLRITLNTPDTPNRKRCTTITTILGSVKSGSDTDCP, from the coding sequence ATGCTGTGGTTATCTAAACACAATCGAAAATTATTATTACTACTAGTACAAAATCGCGATCGTGGCTTTACCTTGATTGAGGTTTTAGCAGTAATAGTAATCGTCGGAGTCTTGTCAGCGATCGCGGCTCCCGGTTGGCTAGGATTTTTGAATAATAATCGCCTCAGTGCTTCTCAAAGTAGAGTGTTTAGTACGATCAAAGATGCTCAATCTACGGCCAAGAGAACTAATACGCCAACAACTTTTACAATCGCTAATTCATCTAATGGAGCTTATGTTGTCACTAGTCGATCACAAGCTCAATATTTAGAACAAGGTGTACAGGTTTTATCTGTTAATAAAAATACTGCACCAACGGCGGTTACATTACCATTAACAATTTCGTTTAACGCACAAGGACTGCCTACCACGGTCAATAATAATGCGGCCTTTACTGATTTTCCCCTACGGATCACTTTAAATACTCCCGATACTCCCAATCGCAAACGCTGTACCACGATTACGACCATTTTAGGCTCAGTCAAATCAGGATCTGATACAGACTGCCCTTAA